One Borrelia hispanica CRI DNA segment encodes these proteins:
- a CDS encoding DUF603 domain-containing protein — MNKVKRAYEDYAMYFDEGRLNDTEIAKELGVSRANVSKMRQKWENIKDNPKEFFSESKVTICKTTLNSILDRVLETNAKARELKSQFSIAKSQLGLKFM; from the coding sequence ATGAATAAAGTAAAGAGGGCATATGAAGATTATGCCATGTATTTTGATGAAGGTCGATTAAATGATACTGAAATAGCGAAAGAACTTGGTGTTTCACGAGCTAATGTAAGTAAAATGAGACAAAAATGGGAAAATATCAAAGATAATCCAAAGGAATTTTTTAGTGAAAGTAAAGTAACTATTTGTAAAACTACTCTTAATAGTATATTAGATCGAGTACTCGAGACAAATGCTAAAGCACGTGAACTTAAGAGTCAATTTAGTATAGCCAAAAGTCAACTTGGACTTAAGTTTATGA